In Pseudomonas sp. Q1-7, the genomic window CGACCTGCTCACCGACGGCCATCGCCAGTCGCTGCTTCCCGGCCAGCAGGCAAACCTCAGCCCATCCCGCATCGACCCCCCGGGCAGCGCCAGCGAAGACAGCGTCGCCTGGACCCAGGGCATGCTGGTGGCCAGTGGCATGCGCCTGGACGACTTCCTCGCCGAACTCGGCCGCTACCGCCACGGCCACCTGAGCTGCGATCCACAGGTGGCCGGCCTGCTGATTTCCGGCAGCTACCCGCTGGACAATACCGAACGCATCCTCGCCATGCTGCCCAAGGCGCTGCCGGTGGAGGTGCACAGCCTGACGCGCTACTGGATCAAGGTGCATCCGCGCGCCACGGGTTGAAGGCAGCCCCCGTAGGTTGGTGCGGGCCACGCTGGTCCGAGCGCAGCGAGGCCCAACGTCCGGCACGGCTCCGGCGTTGGGCTTCGTACCTCAGCCCAACCTACGAAATCGATGACCAGATTTTTTTGTAATAGCTGAGCCTTTTTTCCGATCTCGCGTGACAAGGCAGGCAGAGACCTTCCCTTTCACAGACGAGACGAGCCCATGCAGTACCCGACCCGCCTTCGCCAGTTCGCCCGCAAACCCTTGGTGCGCGCCATGCAGCCGCTGCTGCTCAGCCTCGGCCTGGCCGCGACCCTGCCCCTCCCGGCCATGGCCGCAACGCTGGAAGTCGGCGCCGAGAGCCAGCGCCAATCCTTCGATATACCCGCCGGACCGCTGGAAGCCGCGCTCAACCAGTTCGGTCGCGAGGCCGGCGTGCTGTTGTCGTTCAGTCCCGAACTGACCGCCGGCCGCCAGACCCAGGGCTTGCGCGGTCAGTACGGCGTCGACCAAGGTCTGCGCCAGCTGCTGGCCGGCAGCGGCCTGCATGCGGTGGCCGAGGACGGCGGCTACAGCCTGCGATCCTCCGGCGCCGCCATCGAAGTGGACCGCCAGGTGGTGGTCGGCTCCCGCGCCCCCACCCGCATCAGTGAGCTGCCGGGCACCGTGTGGATCATCGATGCGCCCCAGTTGCAGGAGCAGACCAAGGCCGGCGTGCCCTTCAAGGAGGCCCTCGGCCAACTGATCCCTGGCCTGGACATCGGTCCCCAGGGCCGTACCAACTTCGGGCAGAACATGCGCGGCCGCAGCGCCCTGGTGATGATCGACGGCGTCTCGCTGAACAGCTCGCGCGGCATCAGCCGCCAGTTCGACTCCATCGACCCGTTCAACGTCGAGCGCATCGAAGTGCTCTCCGGCGCCAGCGCGGTGTACGGCGGCGGCGCCACCGGCGGCATCATCAACATCGTCACCAAGAAAGGTGAGGCCGGCCCCGCGCGCTTCAACAGCGAAGTGGGCCTGCGCAGTGGTTTCGAAACCAGCCAGGACCACGACTGGCGCGTGGCCCAGTCGGTCAGCGGTGGCAGCGAGCAGATCAAGGGGCGAGCCTCGGTGGCCTACCAGAAGAACGGCGCCGCCTACGACGGCAGTGGCGACCAGGTGATGCTCGATATCACCCAGACCGACCTGCAGTACAACCAGTCGGTGGACGTGATGGGCAGCCTCGACTTCGCCTTCGCCAACGGCCACAGCCTGAACCTGGCCGCCCAGTGGTACGACTCCGGCTACGACGGCGACAAGGGCGTCGACCTCGGCCGCAACTTCGCCGGTCTGCGCGGCCTGGAGCCGTTCGAGATCGAAGGCGGCGCCCGCTTCGACCGCGAGCCGCACACCGAGCGCCAGCAGTTCAATGCCACCTACCACGCGCCGGAAGTGCTTGGCCACGACCTCTACCTGCAGGCGTACTACCGCAGCGAGGAAATGGCCTTCCAGCCTTACCCGAGCATCGCCTTCACGGGCAGCGGCGCGATCAACCCAAGCCGCTCCTACTACTCCGCCTCGCAACAGGACACCGACTACTACGGGCTGAAGGCGGTGCTGGTGAAAGAGTGGGACCGCTTCACCCTGACCTACGGCGCCGATATCGAGCGGGAGCGCTTCGACGCCGACCAGGCGCTGTTCGACCTGAATACCGCTGCGCGGACCGGCGGCCTGGTGGCCGACGAATACGCCAAGGTGGGCCGCTACCCGGGCATCGACACCGACAGCAACTCGCTGTTCGCCCAAGGCAGTTGGAAGGCTACCGACGCCCTCACCCTGTCGGCGGGCGTGCGTCGCCAGCGCACCAATAACGAGGTGGACGACTTCGTTGCGGCAGCCCAGCAGATCCAGATCAGTAAGGGCAACGGCACCAGCGCGGACGCCATTCCCGGCGGCGAGAAGGACTACCAGGTCGACCTCTACAACCTCGGCGCCGTCTACAAGCTGAACAAGGCCCAACAGGTCTGGGCCAACTACTCCGAAGGCTTCGAGCTGCCCGACCCGGCCAAGTACTACGGCCAAGGCACCTATTCCGCCGCGCCGGTGAACGGCCGCTGGGTGCTGCAGCGGGGCGTGAACGTCGAGGACTCGGCCCTGGACGGCATCAAGACCAAACAGGTGGAATTCGGCTGGCGCCACTACGACGGCAGCCTCGACGCCCAACTGGCGGCCTTCTACGCCTGGTCCGACAAGAGCATCACCTACAACCGCACCACCCTGCTGGTGGAACAACTGGACAACAAGAAGCGCAACTACGGCCTGGAAGGCCAGGCCAACTACTGGCTGACCGAGAACTGGCAGGTCGGCACCAGCGCCCTGGCTATCCGCTCCCAGCAGAAGATCGACGGCCGCTGGGAGAAGCAGGACGTAACCGCCGCCAGCCCCTCCAAGCTGACCGCCTTCGTCGGCTGGCAGGACGGTGACACCAGCCTGCGCCTGCAAGGCGTGCGCACCTTCAACCTCTCCGACGACGGCAACGTGCTTGCCAATGGCCAGTTCGACGGCAACGACCACACGATCGACGGCTACGCCACCTTCGACCTGCTGGGCAGCCAGGCGCTGCCGGTGGGCACCCTGAACTTCGGCATCCAGAACCTGGCGGACAAGGACTACACCACCGTCTGGGGCCAGCGCGCGCAGGTGTTCTACAGCGCCAGCGTCCCCGCCGAACTGTTCGACTACCACGGTCGTGGCCGTACCTACAGCCTGAGCTACAGCGTGGAGTTCTGAGAAAGGCCTTGCATCTGTAGAGGCGGATTCATTCGCGAGGCGGGCCGCCGGCCCGCCCAGCATGGGTATCGCTTCGCTCGACCCATCCTACGAAGGTGCAGCCAGCGCGTTTCCTGTGGGGACGAATTCATTCGCCAAGCGGACGTCCGCCAATCAATAGGACACCGTCTTGTCCTTCGGCGCGATATTCCAGCGGAACCAGTCATCCAGCATGGTCTTCTCGTAACGCAGCCGATCATTGCTGAAGTAATGGTTGCCGTGCTGCAGATAGGACTGGTCGATCACCGTCATATCGCGGCTGACCAGGGTCTTGCCGTCCTGCTCCAGGCTGTAGTGCAGCTTGATGCGCGGCCAGGTCACCTCGCGCATGAAGCGTACGTCCCGGAAGTCGACCCGCCAGGGTTCGAACCGGCCCGCCAGGTCGATATCGCGAACCTCGACCTTGAGGGTCTGTCCGGGCTGCAGATACCGCTGGCCAAGCTTCTCGATATGGGCCTTGAGGTCGTTCAGCACGACGTCGTCCGCACCGCGCCCGCGGTCACGGTAGAGGCGCGCGTCGCTGTACTTCTCCGGGTGGGTGAAGCTGACTTCGGTGGTGGATGCCAGCGCGGCCGGTGAGAGGATCAGCACGGCCAGCACGATGAGGGGCAGCGTGGGTCGCATGGAACACCTCCTGACGGTGACGCAGGGCACCGCCAGGACCAGTGTACGCCCGCGAACTGCAACGCGAGGCGACTCCGGGCGGACGGCTCAGACCAGGGTCAGCAGTCCGCCGCAAACAGGCAGCACGGCAACCAGCGGCAACACCCAGCGGCTCTGCCAAGCCAGCAGGGCCACCAGCAGCAGGCCGGCGAGCATCAGTTGGCAGAGCCAGATGACGCTGCCGATTTCGCCGCCCAGTTCGAGGATGGCCAGGACCAGCCCGGCCAACATGGCCAGCACCGCGCCACCCCGCAGCAGGCGGCTGCGGGACTCGCTCGGGGCGCCACTGAACACCCGCTTGTGCTGGCGCGACATGGCCAGGGCCAGTCCGGTCATGGCCAGGTAGCACAGGGCGAAACTCAGGAACAGCATCAGGCGCTCTCCTCCACCAGGCGGCGACGAACGTGCGGGGTCTTTTCCAGTTGCGGCTGCGAACGGCGCCAGGCCATGAAGCCGCAGAGCACCCCGGAGGCGAGCAGCACGAGATCGATGCCGGCCATGCTCCAGTCGCCACGGCCCAGGGTCGTCAGCAGGCTGCCCTCGGGGGTGACCAGCGTGTTCAGCACGGGCAGGCCGAGGGCCAGGACGGCCACGGCGAGCAGCACGTCGCGGGCCACCTTGCCACTGTTGCGGCGCAGCACGGCCCAGGCCGCCACCAGCAGCCAGACCGCGACGAAGACCCAGGTTTCCGCGCTGGCGCGCTCGGCCAGGCCGGCCGGCAGCAGGCGGTTGCCATGCAGCAGGCCGAGGCTGGCGACCGGCAGGCCGCCGAGCACCGCGCCATTCAACGCGCGGACCAGGCCGATGCCATGACCGCCGCGCGCCTCGCGCTTGCGCAGCCAGACCTGCAGGCCGGCCACCAGCATGGCGCAGCCCATCAGGCCGAGCAGCAGGTACAGGGCGCGGACGATCTGCCCACCGAACTGCGCCATGTGCAGGTTGGTCAGCCAGGCGTAGCTCTGGTAGCCGGGGCTGTAGGGCTTCTGCTCGTGGAGCAGTTCGCCGCTGGCGGCGTCGTAGGAGAGGGTCCACTGGAAGTCGACGATGCCGGAACGGTCGTAGCGGCGGATGTCCACCACGGCCGCTTCGTCGCCGGGATGGTGCACGCTGATCCAGCCTGTCTCGTTGCCGCCCCAGCGACGGTGGGCGTCGGCCACCAGACTGTCGAGGGACATGGGGGGCGGAGCCGGACGTTTCACCTCTTCGCGCTCGTAGGCGCCCATGACGTCGTGGAAGAATGCCTCGGCGTTGCCGTCGTAGGCGCGCTGGATGCCGGCGGGCATGTAGAACACCACGAAAATCGCCAGGCCGGTGTAGGCGATGAGCAGGTGGAACGGCAGCCCCACCACGCCGAACAGGTTGTGCGCATCCAGCCAGGCGCGCTGGCCGTTGGCGTCCGGACGCAGGGTGAAGAAGTCCTTGAAGATGCGGCGGTGGATGATGACGCCGCTGATCAGCGCCACCAGCATGAACATGGCGGCGATGGCCACGATGTACATGCCGATCATGCCGGCGTTGAGGTCGTAGTGCAGGGTGAAGAAGAACAGCCCGCCGACGGTTTCCGGCATCGGCTCGCCGGTGGCGGGGTCGAGGGCCAGGCGCACGAACTCGCTCTCGTCTGCCGGCTCGTAGCCGGCCCAGTAGAAGGGCTCGCGCTCGCTCGGCGGACGTATCCAGAGGGCGTGGGCGTCCGGCGCCCTGGCCAGCAGGGTATCGCGCACCTGGTCGATGCTCAGGCTGTGGCCGGCGGGCTCATGCAGCGCCGGGCGCATCCAGCGCTCCAGTTCCTTGTCGAAGCAGGCGATGCTGCCGGCGAAGAAGATGACGAACAGCAGCCAGGACGGCAGCAGCCCGCCCCAGGTGTGCAGTCCCGCCATGGATTGGCGCAGGCTCATGGTCGTACTCCGAAATCGCCGGGCAGGTAGGCCGCGAGGGCCATCAGCGCGGTCACGCCGGCCAGCACCAGCCAGGCGCGCAGGGCCGAACGGGCGGCGAAGGCATAGAGAATGGCGACGGTGTAGACGGCGAAGCAGGACAGGCTGGCGAACACCACCCGGTCGCTGCGCACCAGCGGCAGATAGACGGACAGGAACGCGGTGGCGGAATAGGCCATCGCGTAGCCGCCGAGAATCGCCGCCAACACCCGCGCGGTCACGTCCCAGCGCGGTGAAGTCTTGGCTTTGCTCACATGGCTACCTTGGTCGAGGACGCCTGGGCGGAACATCCACCAGGGCGAAGGGAATCGTCAGAAATAGTTCTGAGAATTATTTACATGCGAACATGCATTGCAACAGAGAAATTCTATTGCCTCGCCTGGCACGACCTTGAACTGGCTATCCGCGACAGTTGGTCGGAGTCCACCTCCTCCGTCGGTCATTGCGGTTCGAACTTTGCAGTTTCCCCAGCGTCCATCGACTCATCGCTCCATTTCCAGGTGACAGGCCATGTACAACCCCTTCCAGATTCTCAGCGACGCATTCCAGGCCGAATACCGGGTCAACCTCAGCCTGGTGAGCCCGGACGGCAGCATCCTGCTCACCCTCACCAACGAACGCGGCGTGGTGGCGCGGCGCATGATCAGCGCGGCCCAACGCAACGACCCGGTGCGCCTGCAGCGGGTGATCGAGAGCATTCGTCTGGGCATCGCCATCGAGAGTGGGCACAAGGTGGGCGAATTGCTCACCAGCATGACCGGCGGCCATGTCGCGCCGGTCCGCAGCGGACAGGTGAATGCGGCACGGATAGCGCGCATCTGATGCACGCTATCCGTGCATCGGGTCAGGCGTCCTCTTCCGCCTCGACCTGAGGACCCAGGCGCCGGCGCGGTGCATCGCTCTGCACCGAAGGGAAGCGCGAAGAAGCAAAGCGCACCACCAGGATCGCCAGGGCCAGCAGCAGGATGGCACCGGACACATACACCACGCCCAGGTCCGGCCGGTGGTGGTGCGACACATCGGAAATCAGCAAGCGGGTCAGCGCGGTGATCGCCACATAGATGAGGAAGCGCACCGGCATGTGGTTGGTCTTGAAATAGATGCCGACCATGGCGCCGAGTTCGAGGTAGATGAACAGCAGCAGGATGTCGTCGACCGTGATGTGCCCCTTTTCCACCATCCCCAGGAAGGCCACCACCGCGGCCCAAGCGGTGATTCCGCCGATGGCGAACAGGGCCAGGTAGTGGAAGCTCTCCACGAGGAGATTGCCCAGGGACTCGGCCAGGCCATGCACGTTTTCGCGCAGTTTTTCAGCCCAGTTGATCTTCACGATACAGCTCCTTGCGACGACGGCCCCGATGGTGACGGGGGAAAGTGACAGTGGGGTGATGCAGGATGGGGGCCGCCGGGGCTGTCGCGCCACGAGACAGGTTGTCGCAGCCCGTCCGCATCACCCCCTCAGCGAAGGTGCAGGCAACAGCTATGCTTGGGGTCCAGCGGAACAGGGCCCGATGGAAATTTCCTTCCGACTATTTCCATTTGCCATCATTCCGAATACTGTATGCACATCCAGTATTTATTGACCAATGAAGGTGAGGGGTGATGAATGGCCGTCGAAGTGGTGTACCGCAGCAGCCGCGATCCGGAGCGCCTGTTCATGGATAAGGCCGAAGCCGACCGTTACGACAAGATGCTCGAACTGGCCGAGTCCCTGGCCGAGGTGCTGCACAAGGCGGTGCCGTCCCTGAGCGAACAGCAAGTGGAAGACATCGGCATCTTCATGGCCAAGCACCGCGACACCTTCGCCCGGGCCTTCAAGAACCAGCCCGACGCCCTGGCCGAGCTGGAACTGCCGGGCGAATGAGTTTCCCCTGCCCTCCCCGCTCGTGGGGAGGGTGCTTTTTTCCCGATTGACTCCCGCGCAGGGAAGGTCTAGTTTCGCCAGGTCCCCATTTTCGGGGCCGTCACTTTCGGCGAACTCCACGATGCCCAACGCAAGCGCCCATTCCGCGATGACCACCGACCCCGTCGGTGCGCGCGTTCGCGCCTGCCTGTCGCCGATGTCCCCACCTGTCGCCCCTCCGCCAGCCGCGCGGGCCGGCTTTCCGCCGCCGCCCCCAAGCGCAGCGCTCGGCTGATCTCCAGCCGCTGATACCGCTCCGGTCCTGACCCTTGCTGGTCGGCGTTCGCACGCGCCGGAGCCTGTTGCCGTTCACTGACAGGTGAAAATTCATGACGTTGGACAAATCCACCTGGGGCGCCTTCGCCTCGACTTCGCTGTTCGTGCTGCTCTGGAGCAGCGGCGCGATCTTTGCCCGGCTCGGCCTTGACCATGCCTCGCCCTTCGCCTTCCTCACCCTGCGCTTCGCCCTGGCCTTCGCGTTCCTGCTGCTGGTCTGTTCCTGGCGCGGCCAGGGCCTGCCGGAGCCTGGCAGCCGGCTGAAGGTGGCGGGCATCGGCCTGCTGCTCATCGGCGGCTACACCATCTGCTACCTGCTGGCGCTGGATAACGGCATCACCCCCGGCGTGCTCGCCGCGCTGCTCGGGGTGCAGCCGATCCTCACCCTGGTGCTGCTGGAGCGGCGCTTCGCCCTGCTGCGCCTGCTCGGCCTGACCGTCGCCCTCGGCGGCCTGGTGCTGCTGGTGTGGCAGAGCATCGGCCAGGCGCAGGTGACCGCCCTCGGGCTGGTGTACGGACTCGCGTCCCTGTGCAGCATGACCCTCGGCGCGATCCTGCAGAAGCGGGTGCAGCAATCACCCTTGCAGCTCCTGCCCTTCCAGTACGGCGCCAGCCTGCTGGCCTGTCTGTTGCTGGTGCCCTACAAGCCCTTCCACTTCGAGGCCTCGCTGGACTTCGCCATCCCCCTGCTGTGGCTGGCGCTGGTGATCTCGGTGCTGGCGCAGTTGCTGCTCTACCGGCTGATGCAGGCGGGCAACCTGGTGAACGTCACCAGCCTGTTCTACCTGGTGCCCGTGGTGACGGCGGGGCTGGACTACCTGGTCCTCGGCAACGCCCTGGCGCCGCTGGGCCTGGCGGGCATGGGCGGGATACTGGCGGGCCTGGTGCTGGTGTTCGGCCTGGGTAGCCGCGACGGCTGACGGAAGCACCGGGCGGCGTCCCCCGACGGAGGTCGCCCGGTGCCGGCTTGCGCCGATTCTTCAATTCCCGCGGGGGCTCGCCCGCGGGTCACTGCGCTCGACCCTACGGCTGTTCCAGCGCCTGCACCAGTGCCTTGAGGAAGCGTGCCGCCTCGCCGCCGGTCACCGCACGGTGATCGAAGGTCAGCGACAGCGGCAGCACCGGGTGCACCGCCGGCTTGCCGTCCCAGGCCACCACTTCGTCGCGGATGCCGCCAGCGCCGATGATCGCCACCTGGGGCGGCACCACCACCGGGTTGGCGTAGCGGCCGAACAAGGTGCCGAAGTTGGACAGGGTGATGGTCGCGCCCATCATTTCCTGCGGCGGAATGGAGCGCGCCTTCACGTCCGCCCGCAGCCGCGCCATGCCCTCCTTCAGATCGTCCGCGCTGCGTCCGCCGACGTTGCGCAGCACCGGGACGAACAGGCCGTCCGGGGTGTCCACGGCGATGCCCAGATCGAGCTTGTCGTGGCGGCGGATGGACAGGGCGCGACCGTCGAACCAACTGTTGAGGATCGGCTCCACCTCGCAGGCCGCGGCAATGGCCTTGCCCAGGCGAATCAGCGGGTCGCGGGCTTCCGGCCAGCGATGCAGGTCGGCGTCGCCGAAAATGGTCACCGGCACCACCTCGGCATGGGAACGCGCCATGTTGACCGCCATGCTGCGGCGCACCCCGCGCAGGCGCTCGCCGCCAAAACTGTCGCGGGCGCTCTGGGCGGCCTGTTCCACGTCCGCGCGGGTCACCAGGCCGTCGGGGCCGGAGCCGGCCAGGGCGGCCAGCTCCACGCCAAGCTGGCGGGCGAGCTGGCGCACCGCCGGTGTGGCGCGGGGCGCCAGGTGCTCGCGGGTGGACGGCGCGGCGCCGATAAAGAAGCTGTCGGCCTGGGCCTCGCCGCCGCCTTCCAGGCGGCCGACCACGGTGCCGGCGTCGGCGTCTTCGCCCTCGTAGCCGAGCAGTGGTTCACCCACATGGAGAATGTCGCCTTCCTTGCCGAAGGTCCTGGCCACCACACCATCCTGGGGCGCCGGGATATCCACCAGGGCCTTGGCGGTTTCCACCGAGACGAGCAACTGGTCGGCCTTGACGCTGTCCCCCACCTTCACATGCCACTGGACGATCTCGGCGTCCTGCAGGCCTTCGCCCAGGTCGGGCAGTTTGAAGTATTTCATCGTGCGCTCCTCAGGCGTAGTTCAGCACCAGCTCGCTGGCCGCGAGAATGTCTTCCGGGCTGGGAATGTAGAGCTGTTCCAGGCGGTACAGCGGCGGCGGGATATCCGGCGCGGTGACCCGCTGGATAGGCGCCTGCAGATCGAGCAGCACGCGCTCGTAGAGGCTGGCGGCGATCTCCGCGCCAACCCCGCAACTGCGCGGCGCCTCGTGGACGATCACGCAGCGGCCGGTCTTGCGCACCGAGGCTTCCAGGGTTTCGAGGTCCAGCGGCTTGATGCTGGCGACATCGATCACCTCGGCGGAAACGCCCCGCTCTTCCAGCGTCGCCGCAGCCAGCAGGGTTTCGTGGACGCTGGCGCCCCAACTGATGAGGGTGATGTCCGAGCCCTCGCGCAGGGTGAAGCAGCAATCCAGCGGCAGGCGCTTGCCATCGTCGATGATCGGTTGCGGGTTCATCCGGTAGAGCCGGGTGGGTTCGAGGAAGATCACCGGGTCCGGGTCGTCGATGGCCGCCAGCAGCAGCCCGTAGGCCCGCGCCGGCGAGGAGGGCATCACCACCCGTAGCCCGGGGATGTGGGCGAACAGTGCCTCGGTGCTCTCGCTGTGGTGCTCCGGTGCGCGGATACCGGCACCCATCGGGCTGCGCAGCACCATCGGGCAGGTGAGCCGGCCACGGGTGCGCCAGCGGATGCGGCTGGCATGGGACACCAGGTGCTCCATGGCGGCGTAGATGAAGCCGAGGAACTGGATCTCCATCACCGGCTTCAAGCCCTGGGCGGCCATGCCCACGGCCAGGCCGCCGAGCATGGTTTCCGCCAGCGGCGTGTCGATCACCCGCTTGAAGCCGAAGCGCTCGCGCAGGCCGAGGGTGGCGCGGAACACGCCGCCGTTGACGCCCACGTCTTCGCCGAGGATCACGACGTTCTCGTCTTCCTGCATGGCGCGGTGCAGGGCCATGTTCACGGCCTCCAGCAGCGCGCGTTTTTCGGTGGTGTCGTTGAGATTACTCATGATGACCTCCACTGCTCGGCGAGCCCATCCGGTTCCCCTCTTCCGCTTGCGGGAGAGGGTGGCGCACTGCGCCTGGAGAGGGTTCCGCCCGACGGGAAACCCGTTCCATCAGCATCTCGCGCTGCTCGCCGAGCACCGCCGGCCAGCGGGCGTAGACGTGATCCAGCACCGATTCCGCCGGCTGCACGCCGGCGTTCTCGAAGTTGTCCACGGCGGCCTGCACCTGGCGCTGGCCGTCGGCGATCAGCGCCTGCTCGCGGCCTTCGTCCCACACCCGGTTGGCCGCGAGGAAGGCCTGCAGGCGCCTGATGGGTTCCTCCTGCCAGGCGGCCTTCACTTCCTCGGCGCTGCGGTAGCGAGTGGCGTCGTCGGCGGTGGTGTGGTCACCCAGGCGATAGCTGATGCACTCCAGCAGCACCGGCCCCTTGCCGTGGCGGGCACGGTCCAGCGCCCACTGCACACGGTCGTAGACGGCCAGCACGTCGTTGCCGTCCAGTTGCTCACCGTGGAAGCCGGCGCCGATGGCCTTCTGCGCCAGGGTCGGAGCGCCGCTCTGGATGCGCCGGGGCACCGAGATGGCCCATTGGTTGTTGTTCACCACGAAGACCACCGGCAGTTGCCAGGCACCGGCCACGTTGAGGGCCTCGAGGAAATCGCCCTTGCTGGTGGCGCCGTCGCCGCAGGTGGTGACCACCGCGCGGTGCTGGCCGCGGACCTTGATCGCCGTCGCCACGCCGCAGGCATGCAGGGCCTGGGTGGCGATGGGCACGCAGATGGGGAAGTCCTCTTTCGAGCGCGGGTCCTGGAAGTCGCTGCCGCGCTCGTCGCCGCCCCAGTAGAGGAGAATTTCCTCCATGCGCACGCCGCGCATCAGCTGCGTGGCGGTGTCGCGGTAGTAGGGCACCAGCACGTCCTCGTCGCGCATCAGGCTGCCGATGGCCACACCTATGGCTTCCTGGCCCAGGGTCGGGGCGTAGGTGCCGATGCGACCGGTGCGCTGCAGGGCCACCGCCTTCTGGTCGAACAGGCGGGTCAGCACCATGCGCTTGTAGAGTTCGGTGAGCAGGTTGAAGTCGTCGGCCCAGGCCGGCAGTTCGCCGACCAGCCGTCCCTCGGGGTCGAGGAATCGCGTGTAGGGCAGTTCGATCCGATTGGACATGACATCTCTCCTTGCACCTTGTGGGTGCCTGTCGGGGCCCGGCGCTTGTGGCGCCAGGAACGTGCGGGCCGGGCCGCTGGTTGGCGGCCGTTCAGCCGAACAGCAGGCGCTCGGCCAGGGCGTCGGCGACCCGCGCGGGGGATCGCTTGTCGGCCTGGGCGTGCGCGTAAATCTCGGTGAGGCGCTGGCTGATCCGCGACAGGTGCGCGGTGATCGACGGCAGCGACTCGCCCTTGTGCTTGAGCGCGACGTAGATCAGCCCGCCGGAATTGATCACGTAATCCGGCGCGTACAGGATGCCGCGCGCCTCCATCTCGTCGGCGATCTCGGCGCTGGCGAGCTGGTTGTTGGCGGCGCCGGCCACCGCTGCGCAGCGCAACTGGCCGACGGTCTGGGCGTTGAGCACGCCGCCGAGGCCGCAGGGCGCGAGGATGTCGCAGGGTGTGGTGAGGAAGGCATCGGCGGCCACCGGATGGGCGCCCAATTGCTCCACCGCCAGTTGCACGCGGCCGGCATCCAGGTCGCTGACCAGCAACTCGGCGCCCACCGCGTGGAGCTGCTCGGCCAGGGCAAAGCCCACATGACCGAGGCCCTGCACGGCGATGCGCAAGCCTTCCAGGTCATCGCTGCCGAGGCGGGCGTGGGCGGTGGCGCGAATGCCGGCGAAGACGCCGAGGGCGGTGTGCGGCGAGGGGTCGCCGGCCGCCGTGGTGCTGGTGACATGGCGGGTCTGCTGGGCGACGCAGTCCATGTCGGCGCTGGAGGTGCCGCTGTCCACCGCAGTGATGTAGCGGCCGTTGAGGGATTCGATCATCCGCCCGAAGGCTTCGAACAGTGCGGCGCGGTTATCCACATGGGGCGGGCGGATGATCACCGCCTTGCCGCCGCCCTGGTCGAGACCGGCCAGCGCGGCCTTGTAGCTCATGCCCTGGGCCAGGCGAATCGCGTCGCGGATGGCGCTTTCATCGTCGGGATAGGCGAGGTAGCGACAGCCTCCCAATGCCGGCCCGAGGCGGGTGTTGTGGATGGCGATGATGGCCTTGAGTCCGGTGGCGGGATCGTTGGCGAGGTGCAGCGCCTCCAGCCGGGCGGTTTCCATCATGGCGAACATGGCGGGCTCCCTTCCTGACGTTAGGGCCAGTATAGGACGAGCTTCGCGGTCCGCCCCCTCGTGTCAGGGCATAAGGCATGGCGCCGAGATAACCGCCGTGCGCGCCACTACTGGACGAAAATCAACCAGTTGGCTACAAGGAATCAACCCTTCGGAGAAGCCCATGGACCCGCGCCAACGCTGTCTAGCCTGCCTCGATCGAAACCCTCCGGCGATGCTGGAGGCGGCCCTGTGGATCGCCGCCGAGCATGATCCGCGCCTGGTCCCGGAACAGGTGCTGCGGGATTTCGGCGGCGTGCTGCAACTGGTGTCCGTCGGCCTGCCGGACCTGGCGCCCGGC contains:
- a CDS encoding YebG family protein, which translates into the protein MAVEVVYRSSRDPERLFMDKAEADRYDKMLELAESLAEVLHKAVPSLSEQQVEDIGIFMAKHRDTFARAFKNQPDALAELELPGE
- a CDS encoding DMT family transporter, translating into MTLDKSTWGAFASTSLFVLLWSSGAIFARLGLDHASPFAFLTLRFALAFAFLLLVCSWRGQGLPEPGSRLKVAGIGLLLIGGYTICYLLALDNGITPGVLAALLGVQPILTLVLLERRFALLRLLGLTVALGGLVLLVWQSIGQAQVTALGLVYGLASLCSMTLGAILQKRVQQSPLQLLPFQYGASLLACLLLVPYKPFHFEASLDFAIPLLWLALVISVLAQLLLYRLMQAGNLVNVTSLFYLVPVVTAGLDYLVLGNALAPLGLAGMGGILAGLVLVFGLGSRDG
- a CDS encoding dihydrolipoamide acetyltransferase family protein — protein: MKYFKLPDLGEGLQDAEIVQWHVKVGDSVKADQLLVSVETAKALVDIPAPQDGVVARTFGKEGDILHVGEPLLGYEGEDADAGTVVGRLEGGGEAQADSFFIGAAPSTREHLAPRATPAVRQLARQLGVELAALAGSGPDGLVTRADVEQAAQSARDSFGGERLRGVRRSMAVNMARSHAEVVPVTIFGDADLHRWPEARDPLIRLGKAIAAACEVEPILNSWFDGRALSIRRHDKLDLGIAVDTPDGLFVPVLRNVGGRSADDLKEGMARLRADVKARSIPPQEMMGATITLSNFGTLFGRYANPVVVPPQVAIIGAGGIRDEVVAWDGKPAVHPVLPLSLTFDHRAVTGGEAARFLKALVQALEQP
- a CDS encoding alpha-ketoacid dehydrogenase subunit beta, coding for MSNLNDTTEKRALLEAVNMALHRAMQEDENVVILGEDVGVNGGVFRATLGLRERFGFKRVIDTPLAETMLGGLAVGMAAQGLKPVMEIQFLGFIYAAMEHLVSHASRIRWRTRGRLTCPMVLRSPMGAGIRAPEHHSESTEALFAHIPGLRVVMPSSPARAYGLLLAAIDDPDPVIFLEPTRLYRMNPQPIIDDGKRLPLDCCFTLREGSDITLISWGASVHETLLAAATLEERGVSAEVIDVASIKPLDLETLEASVRKTGRCVIVHEAPRSCGVGAEIAASLYERVLLDLQAPIQRVTAPDIPPPLYRLEQLYIPSPEDILAASELVLNYA
- the pdhA gene encoding pyruvate dehydrogenase (acetyl-transferring) E1 component subunit alpha; translated protein: MSNRIELPYTRFLDPEGRLVGELPAWADDFNLLTELYKRMVLTRLFDQKAVALQRTGRIGTYAPTLGQEAIGVAIGSLMRDEDVLVPYYRDTATQLMRGVRMEEILLYWGGDERGSDFQDPRSKEDFPICVPIATQALHACGVATAIKVRGQHRAVVTTCGDGATSKGDFLEALNVAGAWQLPVVFVVNNNQWAISVPRRIQSGAPTLAQKAIGAGFHGEQLDGNDVLAVYDRVQWALDRARHGKGPVLLECISYRLGDHTTADDATRYRSAEEVKAAWQEEPIRRLQAFLAANRVWDEGREQALIADGQRQVQAAVDNFENAGVQPAESVLDHVYARWPAVLGEQREMLMERVSRRAEPSPGAVRHPLPQAEEGNRMGSPSSGGHHE
- a CDS encoding Leu/Phe/Val dehydrogenase, whose amino-acid sequence is MFAMMETARLEALHLANDPATGLKAIIAIHNTRLGPALGGCRYLAYPDDESAIRDAIRLAQGMSYKAALAGLDQGGGKAVIIRPPHVDNRAALFEAFGRMIESLNGRYITAVDSGTSSADMDCVAQQTRHVTSTTAAGDPSPHTALGVFAGIRATAHARLGSDDLEGLRIAVQGLGHVGFALAEQLHAVGAELLVSDLDAGRVQLAVEQLGAHPVAADAFLTTPCDILAPCGLGGVLNAQTVGQLRCAAVAGAANNQLASAEIADEMEARGILYAPDYVINSGGLIYVALKHKGESLPSITAHLSRISQRLTEIYAHAQADKRSPARVADALAERLLFG